TGCAATTCAAATTCTAGATCTAATCATGCTTACTTTTTCTACAGAAGAAGACATCCTTGaaaaattaacacaaaaatACCCAATTGTATTGTCAACAAGAAACTCAAAACATAGACTTGGCTGGTGAACTAAGATCTAAGACCTGTTCCTTTAGAATAACTTCCATTTCCTgtaattaaacaataaaacaattTTTACAGGTTGAAATGAAGACTTGTCAATTAAATAATTATCATCAATCTACCAACTTATACATTATAATAAGAAGTTAATCAACCATATTTGAAACTTAATCTAAAAAAATGCCATTCAGGTGATTCAACAAAATGGGAGATGTTTTTTATATAATCAACCATATTCGGATGATACTCTATGTAATTATAAAAGGTTTAAACTAACAATGAGATATATTATAGAAAAATCGCATCAATTTTCTTGCCTAAAAGGCCAATTGCGAGATAATGCTAACAAGAAATGATGAACCCAGTTAAGAaagattgattttttttggtaaattagaGAAGACATACCATTGAAAGATGAGATTTTGATTCGCAAAATGTTCCcagaaaagcaaaaaaaaaatggatcAGATATTTGATTTTGTTAATGTTGAACAGAGTTTCCTTGGAAATTGGGCAGTGAAAGATTGAGAAAAAAAGAGAGGCGAGGAAAGGgaaaacaaaaggtcttgcgcgcacaaggtgcacaataaatttattgtacactaagataattttaactattttttttgtaactttaacttagttttgattaacttttatattagtaaaaaattgatagataaatattttaaagggttaaattattaattttatacattattagtgattttgaagaaataagttttactaaaatgaaaaaatttatcacttaaaaatagataacttttacatatatatgcttagtttttaagcattttgagttaacttttactccggtgtacaatatttattgtacacccattgtaaataagaatttgtgaaggGAAAATGTAAAATGTAAAATGTAAATTGTAAAACAAAAATGTCCGACCTGCCGGAATCGAACCAGCGACCTAAAGATACCTGAAGGCTTTTGTTGTACCTACTACAGTCTTCCGCTCTGCCAACTGAGCTAAGGTCGGATTGCTGATATAGAACGTacataataatttaatattatatTTGGTACTCCAGTACATCTCTAAATTTTAACAATTGATTAAAATTTGGAAAAATTGATAGGAAGATTCTCAATTATGGCCGTGCAAAATAGTTCTAACTATCCCCTCCATGGCTCCATCCCCTTTTGTTATtggtactacctccgtttcaaaatgatcattacactttccgttttagtctgtttgctttattctatttttggatatgAAAATTTGCTATCTTACCTTCTTatcccacaatatttacaactttcacttattttctcttactttattcatttttttcttacactcacccaccttttcacacatttctcttactttatccatattttattattttctaccaaattttctacttttatcttaatatttgtgccaatagtaactgtaaataaCTTTATGAAACGAAGGTTGTATTTCGTTTAGCGTGTCCATTTTATTCTTTACATTGtaaatatttccttttatattatcgtATAGATGTTGGTGGTAAGAAAATAGAGGAGAATTATTAGATAATTTAGGTTTTGGTAGAAAATCTTTCAAACTTTCTGTGGAATAATTATGAAGGCTTGAGGGGATACTATATACATGTCATGTGACGCCCTCTCTCGATCCATTGCATAAGATTCGAACCTGTAACCTTCGAGTTAAATACTATAGCCTTATCCAACGTTTTACATGTTAtcttttcaaaattaatattaatataatatagAATAATTATCTtgtgaaaaaaaattcaaacataatttcaTTAAAGAATATAATAATTACTTATTATTCACATAATAATTTGGGGGGTCGCTCCGGCCCAAGTACTATTTATAGTTAAAGAGGGTGTAAAATACAATAATAGTGTTTAGGGAATTTACCATAGTCAGAACCTAGGAAGAACGGACACGCCGTCTGACCGATGTGGCATGTGTCGGACACGTATTGGACACGGATATTCCGTGGACACATGGAAATATGTGTCTGACACGCCAAATCAAGTGTtcgactttttttttgaaatatttggACACGAGAACACGAACCGGATACGCGGTGGACACACTTGTTGGACACATATTGGACACATATTTCAATATTAGTCCAATtttcaaatatttattttcttttttcaattatttcaaagGTTTATGTAAGTCCACAAACTCATTCTCAAGACTAAAACCTTCACACTCTTTGTTGTTGTTATGGTGCATCCGTCAATGATTCGCTATTCATATCTATAACCTATCTTCTTGTTGTTTCTACTGTCTTAATTGGTAAATTTATATTTGTATTTTAAATATAAAGATCGATTTATGATACATACAGTTTCGTATGGGTAATCAATCAATTGTGTTACTTTATATTTGGTGATAGTAATTGGGAAGTAAGATAATGTATTTTATATTAATGGTAATATaattacttttttatttttaattactgATTGTGATTTTGTtgatatattatattattttattatttctcgTGTCCACTGTTTTTAAGATGGCGTTTTCCCGTACATGTATTGTGTCTGTGTACATATCCGTTTTGGTGCAACCTAGGTCATAACTACGTAATACGCATGTCCAACATCGGTTAAAGCTACGTCTCTCGCAAGGCACCATTTAGCACTCAATCTTCTATCAAATAACTTTATGATTAGGAGTTTAGTAAGGAATCCCTCATCTTCCACGGGCTCCGGAGCCTGCTTTTCTCCTCCTTGGTTTGGAGTATAGTAGGGAATCCCTAATCTTTCACCTAATAGATTATATAAATAATCCGGTTGAATATCGTAGATATTATTCTATATATCATAGCTATTATTTTAGTGTAAATTTTCATTCCTAATGTAAGCTAGTATATAAACCCGTTGAGGTTAACGAAATCGTGACGGAAAATACTCTTTCATGGTATCAGTTGTCTAGGGATAATTTTTTCTCTCATCTTCCGTTGTGCCCTAGCCGCTCCCTACctccttcttcttccttcttttACATTCTTTCTTCACGTCGTTCACCACCATGTCCGACGCCAAGACATCTTTCCATCCAGCCCTTGCCGTCTCCAACATCAAGAACCATGTTTCCGCCACACTTGAAGAGAACGTTCAATATGGAACGTGGGCGGAGTTGTTCAAGGTCCATGCTTGATCTCACTGATTCCTTCATCATATTATCGCGCATGAGAAGCATGCCGAGAAAGAAACCGTGGACAATGAGTTGTGGATTACCCTCGACGCCACGATCCTTGATTAGATATTTGCCACGATATCCCACGACCTCTTGACAACCATCATCGAGGAAGACATGACTGCTATGCAGGCTTGGGAAAGGTTGGAGAGCATTTTTCACGACCACGCCAACTCGTGTGCGGTCACCTGTGAGCAAGAACTCACCCATACTCGTATGGAGGATTTTCCCAATGCATCAGCGTATTTCCAGTACCTCAAGATGCTTTCGGACCAACTGAAAAATGTGGGTGCTCCGGTCTCCAATGATCGGTTGGTATTACATATGGTTGCGAGGTTGGCGGAAGCCTACAAGCATGTCATCTCAAACATTCGTCAAAGCAAGGTACTTCAATCTTTCTATGAAGCCCGTCCGAGCCTCTGTCTTGAGGAAAAGGGGTAGGTCGCCATTTTCGCAACCGGTGGTGGTGGTAACTCCGCCATGGTAGCATCTTCTATGGATTTCGATGACAATTCGGAGGTTGCTCACCCTCTCCGTAACTCCCACCATCGTGGGAGAAATGACAACAATAATAGGGGTAGAAATTCCGGCGGTGGGGGTAAGAAATCCGGCGGTGGTGGCGGCAACAGGTCTGGCCGTGGCGGCGGCGGCAGGAAGTCCGACAGCCGCGGTTCTGGGGTAGCAACCAGAGACATGGAGGATAGCAACAAGTTGGGTCGTGGCCTGCAATGTCTCCATGGGGTTGGTTTAACCCATGGGCTCTCCCCCCTTGTCCTTTTCCAACTCGGGGGTGGGCCTGTCCTGCTGTTCGGCCCAATATGCAGCAGCCAAGTGTGCTTGGGCCTGCTCTAGTTCCACATACTTGGACTCCACATCAAGCATTCATGGCTGCAATGCCCTCTTACATGCCTTTAATGTCGGCCCTACGCACCAACAGATATAGAGGCGACTATGCACACTATGTCCATGAACCCCCAGATGTAAATTGGTACATGCACACCGGTGCCACATCTCACATGACGTCTTCCCAAGGTTATCTCAtatcttattttaatttgagCAATAAAAATGGTAAAATTGTTGGTAATGGTCATATGATTCCTGTTCGTGGTTGTGGTCACACCTAATTATCTCCACCGAACCCCCCCTTGTCTTTGAATAGTGTCCTCCATGCCCCcaatattattaaaaatcttGTGTCTGTCCGTAAATTTACCACGGATAATTTTGTGACTGTCAAATTTGATCCTTTTGGGTTTTCTGTGAAGGATTTACAGACGGGGAGGAACCTAATGAGATGTGAGAGCCCGGGAAATCTATGTTGTATCACCTCCACCATTCCCAACTCCACCGAGCAGCCATCATCTTTTCCGGTACCGTCTATTTGGCACGATCATCTAGGTCACCCGGGGcgattttgttttgaattttcttAGAATTAATAAGCACATTGAATGCAATAAACTCTGTAGTCTTAGAGTTTGTCATTCTTGTGTACTTGGGAAGCATATTAAGTTTCCATTTGTTGCTAGTACGTCTAGTACTTTGTTACTGCTTGATATTATTCATAGTGATCTTTGGACTTTTCTTGTTTTGAGTTCTTCGAGACATCAATACTATTTATTATTCATGGatgatttttcaaaatttttgtGGACATTTTCAATTGCCAAAAAATCTCAAGTATACTCCATATTTTGGCTTTTTGGGCTCGTATTCATACTCAATTTGAAAGACATATAATGAATATTCAATGTGACAacgcggggggggggggggggggagtttGATAATGGACTTTTTGGAAGTTTTGTGAGACCAATGGCATGTCTTTTCGTCTATCTTTCCCCCATACTTCATCCCAAAATGGTAAAGCCGAGAGAAAAATGAAAGTTTTGTGAGACCAATGGCATGTCttttcgggtcgacccaacgggttgagtgATTTTAAatcgcgcattatattttcattaatttaggtgataaatatacaaaatatgg
This genomic stretch from Spinacia oleracea cultivar Varoflay chromosome 3, BTI_SOV_V1, whole genome shotgun sequence harbors:
- the LOC110801484 gene encoding uncharacterized protein, with protein sequence MVASSMDFDDNSEVAHPLRNSHHRGRNDNNNRGRNSGGGGKKSGGGGGNRSGRGGGGRKSDSRGSGVATRDMEDSNKLGRGLQCLHGQPSVLGPALVPHTWTPHQAFMAAMPSYMPLMSALRTNRYRGDYAHYVHEPPDVNWYMHTGATSHMTSSQGYLISYFNLSNKNGKIVGNGHMIPVRGCGHT